In archaeon BMS3Bbin15, the following proteins share a genomic window:
- the kynB gene encoding kynurenine formamidase, with protein sequence MEIIDISVSVYDGMKVFPGDPTVAILPHSRIARGDAANVSELHIGTHTGTHMDPPLHFFREGMDVSHISLKRLIGECYVLDMKSIEEKITKKELYPKRSLFRNKILLLKTANSRLLKDEKFHTDYVYLTRDGAELLVEQGVKLVGVDYLSIEKYGGSGEVHRTLLGSGTPVVETLNMSGVEEGEYFFTFLPLKIKGGDGGPGRAVLIKKEE encoded by the coding sequence ATGGAGATTATAGACATATCTGTAAGTGTATATGATGGAATGAAGGTATTTCCGGGGGACCCAACTGTTGCGATTCTGCCTCACTCAAGAATAGCCAGAGGAGATGCTGCGAATGTATCTGAATTACACATAGGGACTCACACAGGAACTCATATGGACCCGCCCCTCCATTTTTTCAGAGAGGGAATGGATGTTTCACACATATCCCTTAAAAGGCTCATAGGTGAGTGTTATGTTTTGGACATGAAGTCCATTGAAGAGAAGATAACCAAGAAGGAGCTTTATCCAAAGCGGAGCTTGTTCAGAAATAAAATTCTGCTTCTAAAGACGGCGAATTCAAGACTGCTGAAGGATGAAAAGTTCCACACTGATTATGTCTATCTTACCAGAGATGGTGCAGAGTTGCTTGTGGAGCAGGGAGTGAAGCTTGTGGGTGTAGATTATCTGTCAATTGAGAAATATGGAGGGAGTGGAGAGGTACATAGAACTCTCTTAGGCAGTGGTACACCTGTTGTTGAGACACTGAATATGTCAGGGGTTGAAGAAGGTGAATACTTTTTTACTTTTCTGCCTCTCAAAATAAAGGGTGGAGATGGTGGCCCTGGCAGGGCAGTTTTAATTAAAAAGGAGGAATAA
- the ilvD gene encoding dihydroxy-acid dehydratase: MHSQKMREIGPEVDPLRLACGYSRADLGKPNILVESVYGESHPGSMHLNELVEYVKRGAYEGGGAPLKYSCTDICDGIAQGTKGMDYSLVSREVIASAVEFHAEAGHFDGMVLVSGSDKAVPAHLIAAARLKMPAIFVPGGVMDQWIITLEQVGTIYSKLKRGEMEEDEYNFLREYSCPTNGTCAFLGTALTMQSLAEVLGLALPTSAVCPATSFEIRRLAQNAGSRIVELIDEKLTADKILTEEAFENAIIVHAAMAGSTNAMLHLPAIMKELGYKFSLKRVSEINDEVPFIVNVRPSGEYPANRLWFAGGVQKVMLELKDYLNLDCMTVTGRTVGENLENLEKTGFFKKRPLFLENYGLKVNDVIKSTEAPITKSGAIVVLRGNIGTGIIKRSAVDESMFNFTGPARGFDSQSDALKAIFGGEIKGGECIILRYEGPRANGMPEQFYVTEAISSNDKFNTSVALLTDGRFSGASRGPCIGHISPEAIDGGVLAVIEDDDLIHIDLNKNRLDVVGIKGEKLPEEEILKIIKERLSVFKAPPRKYQSGLLGLYTKYAASAEEGGFMQ, translated from the coding sequence TTGCACAGTCAAAAAATGCGTGAAATAGGACCGGAAGTAGACCCACTGAGGCTTGCATGTGGCTATTCCAGAGCTGACCTCGGCAAACCAAATATACTGGTTGAAAGTGTTTATGGGGAATCCCACCCGGGTAGTATGCATTTAAATGAGCTTGTAGAATATGTGAAGCGTGGGGCGTATGAGGGTGGTGGTGCTCCACTGAAGTACTCATGCACAGATATATGTGATGGTATAGCCCAGGGTACAAAAGGAATGGACTACTCCCTTGTGAGCAGGGAGGTAATAGCCAGTGCTGTTGAATTCCATGCAGAGGCAGGGCACTTTGACGGTATGGTTCTGGTTTCAGGCAGTGATAAGGCTGTACCTGCACATTTAATTGCAGCAGCAAGATTAAAAATGCCAGCAATTTTCGTTCCTGGTGGTGTGATGGACCAGTGGATAATAACTCTTGAGCAGGTGGGAACAATATACTCAAAACTAAAGCGCGGAGAAATGGAGGAGGATGAATACAATTTTCTCAGGGAGTATTCCTGCCCTACCAATGGTACCTGCGCCTTTTTAGGTACTGCTCTCACAATGCAGAGTCTGGCAGAAGTTCTGGGACTGGCTCTTCCAACTTCAGCAGTGTGTCCTGCAACAAGCTTTGAGATAAGAAGGCTGGCGCAGAATGCAGGCAGCAGGATTGTTGAGCTGATTGACGAAAAGCTAACCGCAGATAAAATACTGACAGAAGAGGCTTTTGAAAATGCCATAATAGTTCATGCTGCCATGGCTGGCTCAACAAATGCAATGCTTCACCTGCCTGCCATAATGAAGGAGCTTGGCTACAAATTTTCTCTGAAGAGAGTATCGGAGATAAATGATGAGGTGCCCTTTATAGTCAATGTGCGCCCCTCGGGAGAATATCCTGCCAATCGCCTGTGGTTTGCAGGAGGTGTCCAGAAAGTAATGCTTGAGTTGAAGGATTACCTGAATCTGGACTGTATGACTGTAACCGGTAGAACAGTGGGTGAAAATCTGGAAAATCTGGAAAAAACTGGTTTTTTCAAAAAAAGACCTTTGTTTCTGGAAAATTATGGATTGAAGGTCAATGATGTGATAAAGAGCACAGAAGCTCCCATAACAAAATCCGGTGCCATTGTAGTTCTCAGGGGTAATATAGGCACTGGCATTATCAAACGCTCTGCTGTAGATGAAAGTATGTTTAATTTCACCGGCCCTGCAAGGGGCTTCGATTCCCAGAGTGATGCCCTTAAGGCAATATTCGGAGGAGAAATCAAAGGAGGAGAGTGTATAATTCTCCGCTATGAAGGGCCAAGGGCGAATGGAATGCCCGAGCAGTTCTATGTTACAGAGGCAATATCCTCGAATGATAAGTTCAATACCAGTGTTGCCCTCTTAACAGACGGAAGATTCTCTGGAGCAAGCCGCGGGCCATGCATAGGTCATATATCACCGGAGGCTATAGACGGCGGTGTGCTGGCTGTGATAGAGGATGACGACCTGATTCACATAGACCTGAATAAAAACAGGCTGGATGTTGTGGGAATAAAAGGAGAAAAACTCCCTGAAGAGGAAATATTAAAGATAATAAAGGAAAGGTTATCGGTATTTAAAGCTCCTCCAAGAAAATATCAGAGTGGCCTTTTAGGTCTTTATACAAAATATGCAGCCTCTGCTGAAGAAGGAGGGTTTATGCAGTGA
- a CDS encoding succinyl-CoA synthetase subunit alpha: protein MNFKTSFFNPKSIAVIGASAHPGKVGYEILKNIIDSGYKGKVMPVNPREHEITGLKCFKDIKEAGGAELVIISVPASVVPEVVEECGEAGVLNIVIISAGFKEIGKEGAVLERRVVEIARSKNMRILGPNCLGVMDMYTPLNATFAGEMPEKGRIAVVSQSGALLTGILDWSMKNGIGFSRLISLGNKSDLSETDFIEALADDENTRVILCYIESIDEGQHFVDVAKKVSRKKPLIILKSGTGESGARAASSHTGALAGSDIAYTTAFRESGVIRASTLEELFDLARIFVSEPVPGGSSVGVVTNAGGPGILSVDAVDKSGLQVAKFGKETIDRLRQKLPSESNVYNPVDVVGDAKSDRYAYALDTVLSDPNVDSALVILTPQAMTEPYETAKVVVDMKKKFPDKPMVTSYIGGLVLSGSVEYLEKEEVPNYAFPESGVRALAGLVKYSESIKLKRDESAGEFSGLDKEKVKSVLESIKKDGRNVLFGSESSVIMKAYGIPVAKSILTDSPEAAVMAADSLGYPVVMKVASPSIQHKSDVGGVRVNIKDSSEVKSVYSEILDCVYRFLPGESIYGIEVQEMKPQGRELIIGMNRDIQFGPLVMFGLGGIYVNLLKDVSFRLANYITSKSAFDMIGETRAYMLLKGFRGESPSDIESVVDVILRTSKLTVDFPEIVELDINPLFAYEHGVAAVDVKMTISWE from the coding sequence ATGAACTTTAAAACAAGTTTTTTCAATCCGAAATCCATTGCGGTAATAGGTGCATCCGCACACCCTGGAAAGGTTGGATATGAAATCCTAAAGAATATAATCGACAGTGGATATAAGGGAAAAGTGATGCCTGTAAATCCCAGAGAACATGAAATCACTGGTTTGAAGTGTTTTAAGGATATAAAAGAGGCAGGAGGCGCAGAACTTGTCATAATTTCAGTTCCTGCATCTGTAGTACCAGAGGTTGTGGAAGAATGCGGTGAGGCAGGTGTTTTAAATATCGTCATAATCTCTGCAGGGTTTAAAGAGATAGGAAAGGAAGGAGCAGTGCTTGAGAGAAGAGTTGTTGAAATCGCAAGGTCAAAGAACATGAGAATACTTGGTCCCAACTGCCTGGGTGTGATGGATATGTATACACCACTCAATGCAACCTTTGCAGGGGAGATGCCAGAAAAGGGCAGGATTGCTGTTGTGTCTCAGAGCGGTGCTCTACTCACCGGAATTCTGGACTGGAGTATGAAAAACGGGATAGGATTCAGCAGGTTAATAAGCCTTGGAAATAAGTCTGACCTGAGTGAAACCGATTTTATTGAGGCTCTGGCAGATGATGAGAATACAAGAGTGATACTGTGTTATATAGAGAGTATAGATGAAGGTCAGCATTTTGTGGATGTTGCAAAGAAGGTCTCACGGAAAAAACCTCTTATAATTCTCAAGTCGGGTACAGGTGAAAGTGGAGCCCGGGCTGCAAGTTCTCATACCGGTGCTCTGGCTGGCAGTGACATAGCCTATACCACTGCCTTCAGGGAGTCAGGCGTTATAAGAGCCAGCACTCTTGAAGAGCTATTTGACCTGGCAAGAATTTTTGTTTCCGAGCCTGTGCCCGGAGGTTCTAGCGTTGGAGTGGTGACAAATGCTGGCGGTCCAGGCATTCTATCTGTTGATGCCGTAGATAAAAGTGGGCTCCAGGTAGCGAAGTTCGGAAAGGAGACTATAGACAGGCTCAGGCAAAAACTTCCGAGTGAATCCAATGTATATAATCCTGTGGATGTTGTGGGTGATGCAAAATCAGACAGATATGCCTATGCACTTGATACAGTGCTTTCCGACCCCAATGTCGACTCTGCACTGGTGATTCTAACACCCCAGGCCATGACAGAGCCCTACGAAACGGCAAAGGTTGTTGTGGATATGAAGAAAAAGTTTCCAGATAAACCCATGGTTACGTCATATATCGGTGGACTGGTTCTTTCAGGAAGTGTTGAGTATCTGGAAAAAGAGGAGGTTCCAAACTATGCCTTTCCTGAGTCAGGTGTAAGGGCGCTGGCAGGGCTTGTGAAGTATTCTGAATCTATTAAGCTTAAAAGAGATGAATCTGCCGGGGAATTCAGCGGACTGGATAAAGAAAAAGTAAAAAGTGTTCTTGAGTCTATCAAAAAAGACGGTAGAAATGTGCTTTTTGGCAGTGAATCATCTGTTATAATGAAAGCTTATGGAATACCAGTAGCAAAATCTATACTCACAGATTCACCTGAAGCTGCTGTGATGGCAGCGGACAGCCTGGGATACCCTGTTGTAATGAAGGTTGCTTCACCGAGTATACAGCACAAGAGTGATGTGGGCGGTGTCAGAGTTAATATAAAGGATTCCAGCGAAGTTAAGTCTGTTTACAGTGAAATCCTTGACTGTGTGTACAGATTTCTGCCAGGTGAAAGCATATATGGTATAGAGGTGCAGGAGATGAAGCCTCAGGGACGCGAGCTCATTATAGGCATGAACCGCGATATACAGTTTGGTCCGCTTGTTATGTTTGGTCTTGGAGGCATATATGTCAACCTTTTAAAAGATGTGTCTTTCAGACTTGCAAATTACATTACCTCAAAGTCTGCCTTTGATATGATAGGTGAGACCAGGGCATACATGCTTCTGAAAGGTTTCAGGGGCGAAAGCCCATCTGACATAGAATCCGTGGTGGATGTGATATTGAGGACGTCTAAACTCACAGTGGATTTTCCGGAGATTGTGGAATTAGATATAAATCCACTTTTTGCCTATGAGCATGGCGTTGCCGCTGTGGATGTTAAAATGACAATTTCATGGGAGTGA
- the pta gene encoding phosphate acetyltransferase codes for MKSIYIIGTVESGKTALCLGLALKFREEGYRVSYFKPVGIATGIAGMRDDDTELMRTVLDIKVPFEKMTLFTMGYNYLTRYGPENSEKYMADIKSAYNEISRDCDIVIIEGTTSPQAMLALGLDASTISRSLGAKMLMVSRVNDDFGMDELILNLQYMKKAGVDIMGTLFNFVPTPLLERTRNVYVPILERKGFNIRGIVPERRELTAPTVKEIYDVLGGEILEGESNLDLLVENFLVGAMTTDSALRYFRRSKNKAVITGGDRADIIHSALETSTSVLILTGNLYPDVRVLSKASEKGVPVILVPYDTYTTIEKLHGVSCKIKATDEEGKRQSKELVENYIDWKGILKELEGTI; via the coding sequence ATGAAAAGTATTTATATAATCGGGACTGTAGAAAGCGGGAAAACCGCTCTGTGCCTGGGGCTTGCTCTAAAGTTCAGGGAGGAAGGCTACAGAGTTAGCTATTTCAAGCCCGTGGGTATTGCAACAGGTATTGCTGGTATGAGGGATGATGATACAGAGCTTATGAGGACTGTACTTGATATAAAAGTACCATTCGAGAAAATGACTCTGTTTACCATGGGCTACAATTATCTTACCAGATATGGGCCAGAGAATTCTGAAAAATATATGGCTGATATAAAAAGTGCCTATAATGAAATCTCCAGGGATTGCGATATTGTGATAATAGAAGGTACCACAAGCCCGCAGGCCATGCTTGCCCTTGGCCTTGACGCATCTACTATTTCCAGAAGCCTTGGAGCAAAAATGCTTATGGTTTCCAGGGTTAATGACGATTTCGGGATGGATGAGCTTATATTGAATCTTCAGTATATGAAAAAGGCAGGGGTTGATATTATGGGTACTCTATTCAACTTTGTGCCGACTCCCCTTCTTGAAAGGACCAGGAATGTGTATGTGCCCATTCTCGAGAGGAAGGGATTTAATATCAGGGGAATTGTACCGGAGAGAAGGGAACTCACTGCTCCCACGGTTAAGGAAATATATGACGTTCTTGGAGGCGAGATTCTTGAAGGAGAATCCAACCTTGACCTTCTGGTTGAGAATTTTCTGGTGGGTGCCATGACAACAGACAGTGCCCTGAGATATTTCAGACGCTCAAAAAACAAGGCAGTAATAACAGGAGGAGACAGAGCAGATATTATACATTCTGCCCTGGAAACCAGTACCTCAGTGCTGATACTCACAGGAAACCTGTATCCTGATGTCAGGGTGTTATCCAAAGCATCTGAGAAGGGTGTGCCTGTAATCCTTGTACCCTATGATACATATACAACAATAGAAAAATTGCATGGCGTATCATGTAAAATTAAAGCCACTGATGAAGAGGGAAAGAGGCAGTCAAAGGAGCTTGTGGAGAACTATATTGACTGGAAAGGTATTTTAAAGGAGCTTGAAGGCACTATATAA